In Ignavibacteriales bacterium, one genomic interval encodes:
- a CDS encoding histidine kinase, with product MHPILAHQERISIYLLGWLVFGIMLAAVLALPHDDFTWTEALGVAIPLTMVYGAICLSSWYVCRVYPLQKTPFARVLLVQALAGILTILIWVAVAAAWVVFLQNAFSLPTLRPHVLAKAPLFIGVGFIMYSLTVAIHYLIVTFEASKDSEQRELQSRIFAQEAELKALRAQINPHFLFNSLNSISALATQNPAAVRAMTLRLADFLRKSLRLGAQESIRLEEEVSMSLSFLEIEQIRYGSRLQIVQKIEEVCRDCVVPPLILQPLIENAVHHGIAHMLDGGTITLEAEWRGSVLHVRIENPIDPDRPRKSKGGLGLENVSKRLRAIYKDDAQLQTSESDGMFHSDLWLPAQTSPGFRRTAPVTAPSTVQL from the coding sequence ATGCACCCCATCCTCGCACATCAGGAACGTATCAGCATCTACCTGCTCGGCTGGCTGGTGTTCGGCATCATGCTGGCAGCGGTGCTTGCGTTGCCTCACGACGATTTCACATGGACTGAAGCGCTCGGCGTCGCGATCCCACTCACCATGGTGTACGGCGCTATCTGCCTGTCATCATGGTATGTATGCAGAGTGTACCCGCTGCAGAAAACGCCGTTTGCACGCGTGCTGCTCGTGCAGGCGCTGGCCGGGATCCTGACAATTCTGATCTGGGTGGCGGTCGCGGCCGCCTGGGTCGTGTTCCTCCAGAACGCTTTTTCTCTGCCGACGCTGCGACCTCATGTGCTCGCCAAAGCTCCCCTCTTCATCGGCGTTGGATTCATCATGTACAGTCTGACCGTGGCTATTCACTATCTCATCGTTACGTTTGAGGCCTCGAAGGATTCGGAGCAACGAGAGCTTCAGTCGAGGATCTTCGCCCAGGAAGCAGAGCTCAAAGCGCTCCGTGCACAGATCAATCCGCACTTCCTTTTCAACAGCCTGAATTCCATCAGCGCTCTTGCGACACAAAACCCTGCAGCTGTTCGGGCGATGACGCTCCGCCTCGCTGATTTTCTCCGGAAAAGTCTGCGGCTCGGCGCTCAGGAGTCCATTCGGTTGGAGGAAGAAGTGTCGATGTCCCTCAGCTTCCTCGAAATCGAACAGATCCGCTACGGTTCCAGGCTCCAGATCGTCCAGAAAATCGAAGAGGTTTGCAGGGATTGTGTTGTCCCGCCGCTGATCCTCCAACCGTTGATCGAAAATGCCGTTCATCATGGAATCGCACATATGCTCGACGGTGGTACGATCACGCTTGAGGCTGAATGGCGGGGAAGCGTTCTCCACGTGAGAATCGAAAACCCGATAGATCCCGATCGCCCGAGGAAAAGCAAGGGGGGGCTCGGGTTGGAGAATGTCAGCAAGAGGCTCCGGGCAATTTACAAAGACGATGCGCAGCTGCAAACGTCCGAGAGTGATGGTATGTTTCATTCGGACCTGTGGCTGCCGGCTCAGACGAGCCCCGGGTTCCGCCGAACTGCTCCGGTCACTGCACCATCTACTGTCCAGCTATAG
- a CDS encoding DUF5668 domain-containing protein: MATNNFKMSFQLMLGVFIILLGVLYTLENLGILYAHNILRYWPILIAFYGASRVAQSQTVAQKAWGVFWIIVGSFWFLDRLDILYFNIWDLWPLILVALGASLIWRPTRSRHGFPGMSTVGDSSSTINAFALMGGFKRSNDSQDFRGGEATAIMGGCELDLRRASIQEGEAELHVIAIMGGIEIWVPENWIVVMQGVPLLGGFEDKTHPSQADTNKRLIVKGYSVMGGVEIKN; the protein is encoded by the coding sequence ATGGCAACAAACAATTTCAAGATGAGCTTTCAACTCATGCTCGGCGTTTTCATCATCCTTCTGGGTGTCCTGTACACCCTGGAGAACCTTGGAATTCTGTACGCCCACAACATTCTGCGATACTGGCCGATCCTGATTGCCTTCTATGGTGCTTCGCGGGTTGCGCAAAGCCAGACCGTTGCGCAGAAGGCATGGGGTGTTTTCTGGATCATCGTGGGGTCATTCTGGTTCCTCGATCGGCTCGACATTCTCTACTTCAACATCTGGGATCTCTGGCCGTTGATCCTCGTCGCACTTGGCGCCAGCCTGATCTGGAGACCGACACGGAGCCGCCATGGGTTCCCCGGAATGAGCACTGTCGGTGACAGCAGCTCAACGATCAACGCGTTTGCGCTGATGGGCGGGTTCAAGCGTTCGAACGATTCGCAGGATTTTCGCGGCGGCGAAGCAACGGCGATCATGGGGGGATGTGAACTCGACTTGCGGAGAGCCTCCATTCAGGAAGGTGAGGCGGAATTACACGTGATCGCGATCATGGGCGGCATTGAAATCTGGGTGCCCGAAAATTGGATCGTCGTCATGCAGGGGGTTCCCCTGCTGGGCGGTTTCGAGGACAAGACTCATCCTTCTCAGGCAGACACAAACAAACGCTTGATTGTGAAAGGGTATTCTGTGATGGGCGGCGTGGAGATCAAGAACTGA
- a CDS encoding LytTR family DNA-binding domain-containing protein, translating to MDTTRAIIVDDEELARSIIREYLAEHVEIEIVAECSNGFEAVKAVTELKPDLLFLDVQMPKLNGFEVLELVESDIVVIFITAYEQYAVRAFEVHAVDYLLKPFSRERFDEALERAKEKLDLRQFPPQQEIISSARPKGETVERVLIRDGSRVFVIPAEKIDYVEAQDDYIAIKSEGKTHLKKQRLSDLQALLDPARFVRVHRSYILNIDRLVRLELYAKDSRMAILKDGTQLQVSRSGYDKLKEML from the coding sequence ATGGACACGACACGAGCTATAATCGTTGATGACGAGGAACTGGCACGCAGTATCATTCGCGAGTACCTCGCCGAGCACGTAGAAATTGAGATTGTGGCTGAGTGTTCGAACGGATTTGAAGCCGTCAAGGCGGTCACGGAGCTGAAACCTGATCTTCTCTTTCTTGACGTTCAGATGCCGAAGCTGAACGGGTTCGAAGTCCTTGAGCTCGTCGAGTCCGATATCGTCGTCATCTTCATCACGGCCTACGAGCAGTATGCGGTCAGGGCGTTCGAGGTTCACGCCGTCGACTATTTGCTCAAACCTTTCAGCAGGGAGCGATTTGATGAGGCGCTGGAACGCGCCAAGGAAAAGCTCGACCTGCGCCAGTTTCCTCCCCAGCAGGAGATCATCAGCTCGGCACGACCAAAGGGAGAGACTGTTGAGCGGGTTCTCATCCGCGACGGCTCGCGCGTCTTCGTCATCCCCGCAGAGAAGATCGACTATGTTGAAGCTCAGGATGATTACATCGCGATCAAGTCAGAAGGCAAGACCCATCTCAAGAAGCAGCGGTTGTCCGATCTTCAGGCGCTGCTCGATCCGGCGCGTTTCGTACGCGTCCACCGGTCGTACATCCTCAACATCGATCGCCTGGTGCGTCTCGAGCTCTACGCAAAAGACAGTCGGATGGCTATTCTGAAAGACGGGACGCAACTCCAGGTTAGCAGATCGGGTTATGACAAGTTGAAGGAGATGCTGTAG
- a CDS encoding DUF5668 domain-containing protein yields the protein MNTQIKETSMDYTSSPQYRGSLIAGILLLAVGVAFLLDNFHVIYIGEPVSHFWPLIIVALGLVRIFQGENSSERRKGFGWMFFGLWLLVSVLHMFGLTFHNSWPLLLIGFGINAIWKAVTPHAEWRISKG from the coding sequence ATGAACACACAGATCAAGGAGACTTCGATGGATTACACTTCATCCCCTCAGTACCGGGGATCACTTATCGCAGGAATTCTTCTGCTTGCTGTCGGCGTTGCTTTTCTTCTCGATAATTTTCATGTCATCTATATCGGCGAGCCAGTCTCGCATTTTTGGCCCCTCATCATCGTCGCTCTAGGACTCGTCAGAATCTTCCAGGGCGAGAATTCGTCAGAACGGCGGAAGGGCTTCGGCTGGATGTTTTTCGGACTCTGGCTTTTAGTCTCGGTTCTTCATATGTTCGGATTGACCTTTCACAACTCCTGGCCACTTCTCCTGATCGGCTTCGGCATCAATGCCATCTGGAAAGCGGTGACACCGCATGCCGAGTGGCGCATATCAAAGGGATAA